One window from the genome of Pyxicephalus adspersus chromosome 6, UCB_Pads_2.0, whole genome shotgun sequence encodes:
- the HROB gene encoding homologous recombination OB-fold protein isoform X1, which translates to MALSLQSLFCSGSEDFDDEEFLSALEGTEPNFSSNTHTTPVRLRPISAKDTQVTESSSRFAKPSVSEGTVTVQTDARPAARSSFLEQDLDDEELLSACSELEAGVSQQQYQTPGRTPNPKLCSRPINQTSQNNSFTSNNTPSFQLRPSRGGLCSNMDSNLPETGQNKPQSHGFTTNSPTVSNFHGSGKARGHCESPSPSAKRPCLRPSMEIQPVTPVRAGAQLPQSTYPRYTTPTAASGQVYSMQGGSGSSALPRTPQMPRPHQPGTLQTPVVTNHLVQLVEAANKTPRVLAWETPPSKERRFPGPAGLLPQQGSGRRLDEILISTPHTPSHGAQARHRSKENIPSQQPVSEEFGRGGWATMKAELSLDESDPTCFLRTYSVVMVLRKAALKQLPKNKVPKMAVALKSLTPANGDASAVFRDATGEMQGTVHHLLLEERESELKVGSVLLLQQVGVFSPSHRNHYLNVTPSNLVKIYPATEGDESSRVSVEPTTQQKVDINSNEAQLHQHSSSRTTPCRPSEQAPSLSSYTVQPDTIRSSFLNTKALSRAQQSSSSITESKAPQPAVCSPSSSSMQPRSPAPLHQYSCTTQTKNLTPSLNTAQPMISADNADWDMDDLDSLLCDLPVDPGE; encoded by the exons ATG GCCTTAAGCCTTCAGAGTTTGTTTTGCTCTGGATCAGAAGACTTTGATGATGAG GAGTTCCTGTCTGCTTTGGAGGGTACAGAACCCAACTTTTCCTCTAATACTCATACAACACCGGTACGTCTCAGGCCTATTTCTGCTAAGGATACACAGGTGACAGAAAGCTCTTCTAGGTTTGCCAAGCCTTCCGTCTCTGAAGGGACAGTCACTGTGCAGACAGATGCAAGGCCAGCAGCAAGATCGTCATTCCTGGAGCAGGATCTGGATGATGAGGAGCTGCTGTCAGCCTGCAGTGAACTAGAAGCTGGGGTATCCCAGCAGCAATATCAAACACCAGGCCGAACACCAAATCCAAAGTTGTGCTCGAGACCTATCAACCAAACATCACAAAATAATAGCTTTACCTCAAATAATACGCCCAGCTTTCAGTTACGACCTTCTCGAGGTGGCCTCTGTTCAAATATGGATTCAAATCTTCCAGAGACTggtcaaaacaaaccccaatcaCATGGATTTACTACAAACTCTCCTACAGTTTCTAATTTCCATGGGAGTGGTAAGGCTAGAGGACATTGTGAGTCCCCAAGTCCTTCTGCAAAAAGGCCCTGCTTAAGGCCGAGCATGGAAATACAACCAGTGACCCCTGTAAGAGCTGGAGCTCAGCTGCCTCAGTCTACCTATCCGCGTTACACTACACCAACAGCAGCCTCAGGGCAAGTTTATTCAATGCAGGGTGGATCAGGCAGCAGTGCACTACCAAGAACTCCCCAAATGCCTCGGCCACATCAGCCTGGCACTCTGCAGACACCAGTAGTGACCAATCATCTTGTACAGTTGGTGGAAGCTGCCAACAAGACACCACGGGTGCTGGCATGGGAGACACCACCTTCTAAAGAGAGGAGGTTTCCAGGACCTGCCGGCCTTCTGCCACAGCAG GGCAGTGGCAGAAGGCTGGATGAGATCCTGATATCCACCCCCCATACACCCAGCCATGGGGCACAGGCCAGACATCGCAGTAAG GAAAATATCCCTTCTCAGCAGCCAGTGTCAGAAGAGTTTGGTAGGGGCGGCTGGGCTACTATGAAAGCTGAGCTGTCATTGGATGAAAGTGACCCAACCTGCTTCCTGAGAACATACAGTGTGGTCATGGTTCTTCGTAAG GCGGCTCTCAAGCAACTTCCCAAGAATAAAGTTCCGAAGATGGCTGTAGCTCTTAAGAGTTTAACGCCAGCCAATGGAGATGCCAGTGCAGTATTCCGAGATGCAACAG GAGAAATGCAGGGGACAGTCCATCATCTTTTACTGGAGGAAAGGGAGAGTGAGCTAAAGGTCGGCAGTGTTCTCCTCCTGCAGCAG GTTGGGGTGTTCTCACCATCTCATCGCAACCATTATCTGAATGTGACGCCAAGTAACCTGGTGAAGATCTACCCAGCTACAGAGGGAGATGAAAGTTCTAGG GTGTCTGTGGAACCAACAACACAGCAGAAGGTGGATATAAACAGCAATGAGGCCCAATTACACCAGCATTCCTCTTCCAGAACGACGCCATGTAGACCCTCAGAACAAGCACCCTCTCTTTCCTCTTACACTGTACAACCTGACACTATTCGGTCTTCCTTTCTGAACACTAAAGCACTTTCCAGAGCCCAGCAATCATCATCCAGCATAACAGAATCTAAAGCTCCTCAGCCAGCAGTATGTTCTCCATCTTCCAgttcaatgcaacccagaagtccAGCACCCCTTCACCAATATTCTTGCACCACACAGACAAAAAATTTAACTCCATCCTTAAACACAGCACAGCCCATGATCTCAGCAGACAATGCGGACTGGGACATGG atgactTGGACAGTTTGCTATGTGACCTTCCGGTGGACCCCGGGGAATGA
- the HROB gene encoding homologous recombination OB-fold protein isoform X2, which yields MALSLQSLFCSGSEDFDDEEFLSALEGTEPNFSSNTHTTPVRLRPISAKDTQVTESSSRFAKPSVSEGTVTVQTDARPAARSSFLEQDLDDEELLSACSELEAGVSQQQYQTPGRTPNPKLCSRPINQTSQNNSFTSNNTPSFQLRPSRGGLCSNMDSNLPETGQNKPQSHGFTTNSPTVSNFHGSGKARGHCESPSPSAKRPCLRPSMEIQPVTPVRAGAQLPQSTYPRYTTPTAASGQVYSMQGGSGSSALPRTPQMPRPHQPGTLQTPVVTNHLVQLVEAANKTPRVLAWETPPSKERRFPGPAGLLPQQGSGRRLDEILISTPHTPSHGAQARHRSKENIPSQQPVSEEFGRGGWATMKAELSLDESDPTCFLRTYSVVMVLRKAALKQLPKNKVPKMAVALKSLTPANGDASAVFRDATGEMQGTVHHLLLEERESELKVGSVLLLQQVGVFSPSHRNHYLNVTPSNLVKIYPATEGDESSRMTWTVCYVTFRWTPGNDISDFFQRLIIPKIHLYVYTLKGFFRVTLFFTRNEEKDSKQYPNQWAFTHLW from the exons ATG GCCTTAAGCCTTCAGAGTTTGTTTTGCTCTGGATCAGAAGACTTTGATGATGAG GAGTTCCTGTCTGCTTTGGAGGGTACAGAACCCAACTTTTCCTCTAATACTCATACAACACCGGTACGTCTCAGGCCTATTTCTGCTAAGGATACACAGGTGACAGAAAGCTCTTCTAGGTTTGCCAAGCCTTCCGTCTCTGAAGGGACAGTCACTGTGCAGACAGATGCAAGGCCAGCAGCAAGATCGTCATTCCTGGAGCAGGATCTGGATGATGAGGAGCTGCTGTCAGCCTGCAGTGAACTAGAAGCTGGGGTATCCCAGCAGCAATATCAAACACCAGGCCGAACACCAAATCCAAAGTTGTGCTCGAGACCTATCAACCAAACATCACAAAATAATAGCTTTACCTCAAATAATACGCCCAGCTTTCAGTTACGACCTTCTCGAGGTGGCCTCTGTTCAAATATGGATTCAAATCTTCCAGAGACTggtcaaaacaaaccccaatcaCATGGATTTACTACAAACTCTCCTACAGTTTCTAATTTCCATGGGAGTGGTAAGGCTAGAGGACATTGTGAGTCCCCAAGTCCTTCTGCAAAAAGGCCCTGCTTAAGGCCGAGCATGGAAATACAACCAGTGACCCCTGTAAGAGCTGGAGCTCAGCTGCCTCAGTCTACCTATCCGCGTTACACTACACCAACAGCAGCCTCAGGGCAAGTTTATTCAATGCAGGGTGGATCAGGCAGCAGTGCACTACCAAGAACTCCCCAAATGCCTCGGCCACATCAGCCTGGCACTCTGCAGACACCAGTAGTGACCAATCATCTTGTACAGTTGGTGGAAGCTGCCAACAAGACACCACGGGTGCTGGCATGGGAGACACCACCTTCTAAAGAGAGGAGGTTTCCAGGACCTGCCGGCCTTCTGCCACAGCAG GGCAGTGGCAGAAGGCTGGATGAGATCCTGATATCCACCCCCCATACACCCAGCCATGGGGCACAGGCCAGACATCGCAGTAAG GAAAATATCCCTTCTCAGCAGCCAGTGTCAGAAGAGTTTGGTAGGGGCGGCTGGGCTACTATGAAAGCTGAGCTGTCATTGGATGAAAGTGACCCAACCTGCTTCCTGAGAACATACAGTGTGGTCATGGTTCTTCGTAAG GCGGCTCTCAAGCAACTTCCCAAGAATAAAGTTCCGAAGATGGCTGTAGCTCTTAAGAGTTTAACGCCAGCCAATGGAGATGCCAGTGCAGTATTCCGAGATGCAACAG GAGAAATGCAGGGGACAGTCCATCATCTTTTACTGGAGGAAAGGGAGAGTGAGCTAAAGGTCGGCAGTGTTCTCCTCCTGCAGCAG GTTGGGGTGTTCTCACCATCTCATCGCAACCATTATCTGAATGTGACGCCAAGTAACCTGGTGAAGATCTACCCAGCTACAGAGGGAGATGAAAGTTCTAGG atgactTGGACAGTTTGCTATGTGACCTTCCGGTGGACCCCGGGGAATGACATTTCAGATTTCTTTCAAAGACTCATTATTCCAAAAATACATCTTTATGTTTACACCCTGAAAGGGTTTTTTCGTGTCACTTTGTTTTTCACCAGAAATGAGGAAAAAGACTCTAAACAATACCCTAACCAGTGGGCATTTACACATCTTTGGTAA